In the genome of Fusarium graminearum PH-1 chromosome 2, whole genome shotgun sequence, the window AGGGACATTGACGCGTAAGTGTATGTGTCTGTTGGGGGCTTTGCTACCTCTGCCTCTATATCACAACGCAGACGCAGACGTAGACACAGACGCAGATGCATACGCATGCAgggagagaaggaggggTATAAGCTGACGTTGATTAGTAGTAGCGGAGGGGAAAGCGATTACCTGCCGCATTATTTGATGCAATTGCAGTTAAGCTCACTGCCACTACCCAGCCTTGCCAATATCGAATACTTGCCTTAGTATCCGTACTGACTACCTAACTAACAGTCTACCGTCTTTTCCGCGGCTGAGCTGAGAGTAGCAGGTAAAGTAAAGTATGTCATCCATTCGTGGCGCCTTGATCCTCTCTTCTCTAACTGATTGCGGCGGTTATCCGTTGGTTCAATTAAGGTAGTCAAAGAGTAAACAAAATCAAGAGGGCTGGTGTTTTTCTTGATTCTGCAATAGCAACGAGGAAACCTTGTTCATAGCACGTTAAGGTTATTCAAAGATGACTTGTCCAGTCACTGTTTTTGTGTGAGGTTGTCCGGGGCAATGAATCTTTTAGCCTCCTGTCGCCTCAGGTGCAGTTGCAGTAACACCATTTTAGCCTTCCGCCTCCCTTTCCCCCTCCTGTTAAAACACTCATTCAATGCAGATGTATCTGCAATGGATGCATGCCTAGCAAAAAAGAGCGCCATGGCGCAGCCCCCGAAACGGACGGCAACCGGCACAAAATGAGAAGATTACTGTACATTTAATGTCGAGGTTAATAACCTAAGTTAAAAGCCAAAAAAACTCAAATCATGTCCCGAGAATCAATCCCGAGCACATAATTGCGGTCTGAGAAAAAGGCGCTCGCTCGCTGCCATGATAATAGAGTTGTTGGAACATTGAGCTATGGTACATGATAATTCCGGGAGTTGTTATACTACTACCCTGGCTACAGAAGGATAAGATGATGGACAGGCCATTAAAAAGTTTGAAGAGATGTAGTCAATCCCTTGATTGGTTGATGCCAAAGTTCCAAAAAGTTAACCACGGGCGTGCAGGGCAGGCTGCCAGGGGTTCAGTCCAGTCAAGTCTGATCTTTAGTGGTCTTAGTCTTAGTCTAGCTCTAGgggcaaaaaagaaaaacgaCTAAGAAAGCATCGAATCGAATCCATCAATAGCCTGTATTCGTAGACTGGCGAACCAGCCCGCCAGCCACTCTTTACCTAGAACAGGTATGGCATGGAGGCTTCGGAAACCTAGCTTGCGCCGACTATTGCAGCCCCGTCTATTCGATACTTGTCGATAGCTGTCATGCATACCTATAAAGAGGCAAAGCTGACCTCCCTGGttcatgtcttgtctctcatcaCATCCTGTCAACGCTTTCGTTCATAAGAGTTACTCTTGTTGCTTTCAGATCATTTAAAAGCTCACTCGCTATTTACCACATCAATCGCTCAAGCAAAATACAACCTAATTCAACAACACACCTCAAAACCAAAATGAAGGCtaccctcttcctcgctgcTGCCGGCCTCGCTGTCGCTCAGGACCTCAGTGGTCAACCCGAGTGTGCTGTAAGTTGGACCACATCCCCACCTTGGATCCGCGTTGTTTATAGTATGGGCCCTCACTAACACATCTATAGCTCAAATGTCTTAAGGAATTCATCCCCAAGGCTGGCTGCGAGCTCGACAACACCGCATGCCAATGCGAGGCCTCGTTCCAAACAAAGCTCGCTCCCATCATCACTCCCTGCTTGACCGAAGCTTGCCAGGTTGATGACCTACTCAAGGCCCAGAAGGCTGCCGCCGACGCCTGCAAGGCCTATGCTGCCACCGCTGGCTCCGGCTCCGCCACTGCCGCTCCCACCGAGAGTCTCGGCTCTGTTACCGTCAGCATCGACACCTCTATCACTGGCTCCGCTAGCGTTCccgccatcttctcaagcatcCCTGATGAGAAGCCCATCCCTCCTGTTACTCCCCGTCCCGGCAACGGAACCATGACCAAGACCATGACTGAGGGAGGTGGATCCGGAGGAGGCGCTGTCACACCCACGGGAACCtctggcggcggcggcggcagcggcaCCACTGGCGGTGCTAGCAGTGTCCCTACCGACGCTGGTGCTGGTACTGCTGGCCCTGCTGCCATGGGTCTCCTCGCCAttattgctgctgctatcgcTCTGTAAGAGCTCATATATCGGAAGTTTGTACATAATGCAACACAACCATGGAACAATTTGGGAAAGCCACGAACCTGGAGTTATTGCTAAGGAATTCATGACATGATGTCTATTGAAGGTTTaagtctttttttttttttttttttttggaaACACAACAGGTTGCCATTCACAGCAATGGAATACTAGTAATAGATATATAGCATCTAATAATAAATAAGTATAACAAGCCCGCGTCTCTATTCTTCTCCTGTGAACAATGCCCCAAACACTAGGTATTGCTGCTGAGTCTTTCCAGTCATGCCCGGCCTCAGTGTCTGGCCTTCAAGTCAACGTCGATAATCCACGGCAATTGCACTGGTCGATATCTGATACTCATGATGGCCGCATTCACAAACAACGTCTGCTTGCCTGCAATCGACCGATTGATGCCCTGGGTTAGGTCCAGCCGGACAGCTCTTTGCTTGCTCATTTCAATGAGTTTCTCCCTCGTCATTCTGGCCGTTTCTTTGCCCTGTGTTACTCGGTTTGGTCGTAGCCCTTTAAGCCCGCGATATTGTGACCGGGCTAGGTCAatttcatctccatcccagGTTACATGGTGCATTCCCCATGCCTCGTGGATATGACCAAAGCAATGAATCTTGGGTTTCGCACGGGCGACGGCTGCAAGGAGCTGCGGACATCCAGCGTGGGTACCGGCCCTACCGGCAAAGTCGAGGATACCTCGAGGAGGGCCATGAGTTACAGCCACGTCCATCCCCGGGGGAATATTAAAGTCATGGCCGTTCTTATACTGGAAAGCCCAGCCACCGTATGCAGGAGTCCAGGGACTTGCATACACCTTTAGTAGTGCGCCGTTTGCCAAGGTAAACTCGTGAACACCCTCTGGCAAATACTTAACACCATCCGTTTCAGCTTCTCGAACGATTTTCTTGACCTTATCAATGGTTTCCTTTGATCCACCATACTTGTTGACCCaatgttcttcatcaagcgCAGTATCGTGGTTACCTGCAATAGCCAGCTTCAGTGGTGCTTTGATAGATCGCAGAACAGAAAAGGTCTGTTCGAACTCGGGGATAGTCGTGCGTTTTGTGAGATCTCCGCAGTGAATGACAACATCCGCTTCTGGTAGAGGGTCTCTCCAGCCCGTAATCACCTTCGTGACATCTTCCTGGTTGAGTTCATCTTCAGTACTAGGACTGTTATCGCTTTTGGGCTTTGGCTTAGATCCATGAGTGTCCGATATAATCAGAATGCGAGTTTTGACTAGTGTCGATTTAGGTGTAGAAGGCATCTTGCTAGGAGGGTTGTGTCTGTTTGGTATTCTATAATGATCGCCGTGACGTTAGATGCCGTATACATGTACAGACCGCCTCGAAAGCTAGGGAGCTTACACCTGTATCTCTGCACTTGGCCCAAAGGCGTCAAAAATGTGGCGTGGTAATGTCGAGCGTGGAACCTTGGTAATTATTAATATTGGTAGGCAGAATGTAGAAGAACGGTGTTGATGGACTGTCAATGGTATTTATATTTAAGTTGTGAGTTGATCCATCACGGCCTGCCAGGTATGTAGGTGCCTGATGAGcaacagaaaagttagcATCTAAACTTTAGGATCTAAGAATAAAAATAAAACCCAAAACCAAGGTTGGTCACAGCATATACTGACATACTTTCAGcggtcaacttttctgatacctgGACCCAGGGTGCCGAGTAATATGAGGTTCTGGAGAGCTCAGGCTGACGTCGATCGTGGAAAGTGGGCCTCAAGCTTAGCACCTACAATTCACCTCAGTAAGTAATTCCTATCTTAGTTCACAGACCCCTagacaaacaacaaacaaccGTCTCCGACTAACCCACCTTCTGCGCATCGCCATCCACGAGCACGATCAGCATCTCTGAGTAACTTGGCTTCTGGAAGCCAAGGAGTTCCTTCAAATATGGCAGAAGAAACACCCCAAGACGTCTCAATGGAATCACCTCCCCCCGCGCCGATGCAAACAGACCAGGAGCCCAAATATGGCGGCTACTCGCGATTCGAGATTGAACTCGAGGTTcgctttgcttcttcttttatCTTTGTATATCCATAGCTAAAGCATAATTCCGCATAGTTTGTTCAGTCTCTGGCGAATCCAGCCTATCTCAACCACCTCGCATCTCAGAAGCTcctcagccagccagccttTGTCGCATACCTTGCATACCTTCGGTATTGGAGCAAGCCGCCATATCTTAAATACCTGACATACCCTGGCCCAACACTACGAcatctcgagcttcttcagcAGGAAACCTTCCGACAGCAGATAATTAGCCCTGATGTGGTAAGGGCACTGATGGAGGAGGGCATGAAAGCCTCAGTCGACTGGCACCGCGAGAACTAAAACGGCCCTACCGAGTCGGAACGCTATGCACAGCAATACGACACAAACTTATAGATGATACCCAGAGAGAAGACAAGGCGAAAACATTGCCGTGGCAAGAAGAAATAAAACCAGCCTGCGTGCTACCGCTGCGGCATAGCAATGATGCATTGGTACTACAGGCATTATTCTTGACTGAACTGTATAAAAAAGACAAGCATCCAATGGCCCAACTCCGATTCTCCTCGCATACAAAGAACAATCCATTGACTTGCAACTCAAAGAAAACCCTTCTTTGAACCTAGTTTTCTCTCCATCGGTGGCCGCAGGACATGCACTTGAAAAAGCTTGTCATAGGCTCATCAGCACTGCGAATCTGGACCTGGAAGAAGGCAGCCTCTTCGCCATCACATCCATCAGCAGGGCACTGAGCAGGACCCTTCTGCGCATTGTCCCAGGCGCCGGgaccaccaaagacatctTCCCTCTCGACACGCTCGTACAATCGTCGCGAAAAGACAGGCTCGGTAATGTGGTGTTCGAAAGGGCAGGTACGGCACTCGAGTCGGTTGGTCCGCGTGCTTGTGAGGGAGACGGTGAGGATGTTTGCGCAATGGGGGCAGACTGGAGGTTGGCGTTGATCAGCTCAGAACGTGAATATCGAATTGGGGTTGGGGAGTCTTACATAGCAACATGGCGGCGGTTTGATATGTGCGCGTAGAATAGCTGAATATATATCGAATTTATAGAGACGATAATCTACCGTGCTTGGCAGTGGTCGATGAGGTAATCGCGTTGTTGAGTACCAAGAAACTCTAGAGTatgacttttttttattttgcCGACGACAATGAAGTTTCATGAAGACGAGCGGGTACTGCGGGATGCTTATTCCATTTCTGGATATGGTACAGTGCTGGTGGGGCTTTCACTCAGGCGGCTGTTTGCTGTTTTAGCGCCGTCTCCCGCCATTTCTGCCTTGTGAGAGCTCATAGGTTAGGTGTCGTCCATACATTCTTGGGCGTCTgtctcagcatcagcccTCCACTCTCATCGGTCAGCCCCTCCAAACACCGCCTGACGAAACACTGGCCTCCAttcaaacaagatcaaaaCTGTACCTGATTTTAGGCGGTCTTGTCCATATTTACTGCCACCTCCTATAACTTTAAACGACACGACAAAGTTTTACATATCCCATCAATCCTACGGCTCTTTGTCCTTGAACATCTATCAAATCTTCAACACCGactatcgtcatcgtcgaCTTTGGTCGTTTTATACCCCGCTCCCGCGACAACAATTTGATAACCAGAGACCCCAACATGGCCGGAGACGAAGAACACGATGTAAGCCATGCCTTTCTGCCATGGCGCAACCCATTGGGAATTTATACTCATACTTCTTGTGTCACTAGGGCGCTTCCGTCCAGGAAATCTTGATCGAAGCATGTCGCCGCAACAAcgtcgagcttctcgacgaatGCCTAGAGGAAAAGACCGACGCCGAAATCTCAAAGCTCCTCaacgagaccaagaccgTCATGGGAAACCATCTCTACCATGAAGCCGCCTCTCGCGGAAACTGTGCGCCTCACGCTTGCCTACTTATACACACAACTCATGAGATCCAAACGAGCTAACCCCCACCGCTCTTAGACGAAATCATCGATCATCTCCTCGACCAGCCCGAATTCGAGTGCGATCCTGTAAACACCCGGGAAGGCGACACACCACTCCACACTGTCATCAGATGGATAAACTCGGAGCCTCCCGCCCAGCGACCCTTCGGCAACGCCATCGTCGAGATGATGCTTGAGGCTGGTTCCAACACCcgagtcaagaacaaggcccgCCTCACCCCATACCAGCTTGTCGACCCCACCAACACAGAACTACGAGAGCTCATCCAGAAGCACGAATATGCAAACCAAAATGCAGGAGATTTCATCAATGTCAACAACTCGACTAACCAGGGTGCTCTGCTCGATGTTCCAGacgagagtgatgatgatgctgagttCAGTGGTAGTGACGACGAGGAGCGTGCTGAATGGGAGAGGAGGCGGAAGGCGAAGCAGCGCAAATAGACAAGCGATGCAGTGCGCTTAGTTATAAATCTTTCAAATAGAGGTTGTCTCATGAGAAGAGACGGACCAACATATGGGCTGGCATAAAGCATTGAATATCAGAGCGATAGAACCAAGGTAGCTTACGCAAAGGTGCAAGAATAAGTGTTTCTTATCTAAGGTTATCGAAAATAAGGGGGTATAAACCTTCTAATACAGGAGTGGTATcacttcctcctcttcatctaTCATGCAGTCGTGGGGCATCTCGTTCGCAGCGTAAGTGCACAAAAGAGTGTAGTCGAGAACAGGAACCGGCCCGAACTCTGGACAAAGGAACTGTTTTCAAGTCATGCTCGATTCCGAGCAACATGAAACGCACTTAGACAAGAAGCCAAAATGCAGTTGCCAATCCTGTCGAAACCATTAGGAGTCCTGTGGGCAACACATGATTTCCAAGGCTCTTTTCAGATACAATATAAGTGACGTCTGTGAGCTTCTTCTGTGTCAACTCCGACAGGCTGCCTGATTCAGCTAGCTCGTTCATTTCTTTTCCAAGCTGTCGTAAAATATTAGTAGACCGGCCCTTTGGACACATGATGACTTCAAATCCTCCACCTGTGGGAATAATGAAAGTGGACTGCTGATCGTCAAAAGCGAAACTGTAGGCATCGGGGCAGATTATCTTTGCCCTCTTGCTGTAGGCCGATGGCTTGCAAACATTTGGATCGTGGTATTCTCCAACGCAACAATCCTTGTCAGTCCCGTATGCAGCGCATGCGCTGTTACATGGGGAGAACTCTGGTCGTTGAATGTCGTCGTCTGGATAAGGGTAGACCCCGTCGCCAGGCTTAGTGGGTGGAAAAGCGAGGTACTTCCATGGACACCAATTGCGAGCATTCTCATTGCTGACCCGAGTTTCCAGCGGAACAGGATACGTTGAGTTCGTGTAATAGATCCCAGTCTCGCTGCTTGCATAAATCCAACTAGGAGATGCTATGCAGGCACAATTGGTAAGGTTGGGTGGGATAAAGGTCGTGTTCTTCGCAGGAATGTAGTTGAGACCCATTGGTAGGTTATAACCGTCTACTAATGAGATATCGTAAAAGGTCTGTTTCCCGTTCATACCACCAGCCAACGTAAATTCAGCTAGAGTCGCTGGCGTAGCACCCTGTCATCGTTAGAAACGCAGGGCTTATTTCTGAAGAGCACTTACACTGGACTCGCAATCCAACATTCCAGAACAGTCGCCCGTTTTGCAAGAGCACGAATCATCCTTCACTGTGCAGTTTGTGCGACCCCAAACTCGTCCCTGCCAATCTGATGAGACCCAGaggtctttgctttttccttgGGTAAGCTCGAAACCTCCTGTTCCTGGGCCTTTGCCAGCCTGTGTCGCGATACCGGGCCATATTGTTGAGTCGCatttgttggtgatggtcaAAGGAATAGGCCTATCAGAGTGTTCGGAGTCATCCGGTTCCCTTCGGGTCGCAGCTCTAATTCGTCCTGGGAAATTCAAAAGTCCTTTGTCTGATCCTTTGGCGGCAGTAGTTGAGTCATCCGCCTTTACAgtctgaagaaggagaccAATGGCAAGAGTAGACACCAACACTCGACAGATGGAAATGCTACTAACGCC includes:
- a CDS encoding DNA-directed RNA polymerases III 12.5 kDa polypeptide, translated to MLLFCPHCANILTVSLTSTRTNRLECRTCPFEHHITEPVFSRRLYERVEREDVFGGPGAWDNAQKGPAQCPADGCDGEEAAFFQVQIRSADEPMTSFFKCMSCGHRWREN